A stretch of Mesoplodon densirostris isolate mMesDen1 chromosome 7, mMesDen1 primary haplotype, whole genome shotgun sequence DNA encodes these proteins:
- the CELF1 gene encoding CUGBP Elav-like family member 1 isoform X1, with protein sequence MAAFKLDFLPEMMVDHCSLNSSPVSKKMNGTLDHPDQPDLDAIKMFVGQVPRTWSEKDLRELFEQYGAVYEINVLRDRSQNPPQSKGCCFVTFYTRKAALEAQNALHNMKVLPGVRKLLLMHHPIQMKPADSEKNNAVEDRKLFIGMISKKCTENDIRVMFSSFGQIEECRILRGPDGLSRGCAFVTFTTRAMAQTAIKAMHQAQTMEGCSSPMVVKFADTQKDKEQKRMAQQLQQQMQQISAASVWGNLAGLNTLGPQYLALYLQLLQQTASSGNLNTLSSLHPMGGLNAMQLQNLAALAAAASAAQNTPSGTNALTTSSSPLSVLTSSAGSSPSSSSSSSVNPIASLGALQTLAGATAGLNVSSLAGMAALNGGLGSSGLSNGTGSTMEALTQAYSGIQQYAAAALPTLYNQNLLTQQSIGAAGSQKEGPEGANLFIYHLPQEFGDQDLLQMFMPFGNVVSAKVFIDKQTNLSKCFGFVSYDNPVSAQAAIQSMNGFQIGMKRLKVQLKRSKNDSKPY encoded by the exons ATGGCTGCGTTTAAGTTGGATTTCCTTCCAGAAATGATGGTGGATCATTGCTCTTTGAATTCCAGTCCCGT CTCAAAGAAAATGAACGGCACCCTGGACCACCCAGACCAACCGGATCTTGATGCTATCAAGATGTTTGTGGGCCAGGTTCCAAGGACCTGGTCAGAGAAGGACTTGAGGGAACTGTTTGAACAGTATGGTGCTGTCTATGAAATCAACGTCCTAAGGGATAGGAGCCAAAACCCTCCTCAGAGCAAAG GGTGctgttttgttacattttacACCCGAAAAGCTGCATTAGAAGCTCAGAATGCTCTTCACAACATGAAGGTCCTCCCAGGGGTAAGAAAGCTCCTACTA atGCATCATCCTATACAGATGAAGCCTGCCGACAGTGAGAAGAACAATG CAGTGGAAGACAGGAAGCTGTTTATTGGTATGATTTCCAAGAAGTGCACTGAAAATGACATCCGAGTCATGTTCTCTTCATTCGGACAGATTGAAGAATGCCGGATATTGAGGGGACCTGATGGCCTGAGCCGAG GTTGTGCGTTTGTGACCTTCACAACAAGAGCCATGGCACAGACAGCTATCAAGGCAATGCACCAAGCACAGACCATGGAG gGCTGCTCTTCCCCCATGGTGGTAAAATTTGCTGATACACAGAAGGACAAAGAGCAGAAGAGAATGGCCCAGCAGCTCCAGCAGCAGATGCAGCAGATCAGCGCAGCATCTGTGTGGGGAAACCTTGCTGGTCTAAATACTCTTGGACCCCAGTATTTAGCA CTTTATTTGCAGCTCCTTCAGCAGACTGCCTCCTCTGGGAACCTCAACACCCTGAGCAGCCTCCACCCAATGGGAG GGTTAAATGCAATGCAGTTACAGAATTTGGCTGCACTAGCTGCTGCAGCTAGTGCAGCTCAGAACACACCAAGTGGTACCAATGCTCTCACTACATCCAGCAGTCCCCTCAGCGTACTCACCAGTTCAG CAGGGTCCTCACCCAGCTCCAGCAGCAGCAGCTCTGTCAATCCCATCGCCTCCCTTGGAGCCCTGCAGACACTAGCTGGAGCAACAGCAGGCCTCAACGTCAGCTCCTTGGCAG gGATGGCTGCTTTAAATGGTGGGCTGGGCAGCAGTGGCCTTTCTAATGGCACTGGGAGCACCATGGAGGCCCTCACGCAGGCCTACTCGGGGATCCAGCAATATGCTGCGGCGGCGCTCCCCACTCTGTACAACCAGAACTTGTTGACACAGCAGAGTATTGGTGCTGCTGGAAGCCAGAAAGAAG GTCCAGAAGGAGCCAATCTGTTCATCTACCACCTGCCCCAGGAGTTCGGAGACCAGGACCTGCTGCAGATGTTCATGCCCTTTGGGAATGTCGTGTCTGCCAAGGTTTTCATAGACAAGCAGACAAACCTGAGCAAGTGTTTTG GTTTTGTAAGTTACGACAATCCTGTTTCGGCTCAAGCTGCCATCCAGTCCATGAACGGCTTTCAGATTGGCATGAAGCGGCTTAAAGTGCAGCTCAAACGTTCGAAGAATGACAGCAAGCCCTACTGA
- the CELF1 gene encoding CUGBP Elav-like family member 1 isoform X2: MAAFKLDFLPEMMVDHCSLNSSPVSKKMNGTLDHPDQPDLDAIKMFVGQVPRTWSEKDLRELFEQYGAVYEINVLRDRSQNPPQSKGCCFVTFYTRKAALEAQNALHNMKVLPGVRKLLLMHHPIQMKPADSEKNNAVEDRKLFIGMISKKCTENDIRVMFSSFGQIEECRILRGPDGLSRGCAFVTFTTRAMAQTAIKAMHQAQTMEGCSSPMVVKFADTQKDKEQKRMAQQLQQQMQQISAASVWGNLAGLNTLGPQYLALYLQLLQQTASSGNLNTLSSLHPMGGLNAMQLQNLAALAAAASAAQNTPSGTNALTTSSSPLSVLTSSGSSPSSSSSSSVNPIASLGALQTLAGATAGLNVSSLAGMAALNGGLGSSGLSNGTGSTMEALTQAYSGIQQYAAAALPTLYNQNLLTQQSIGAAGSQKEGPEGANLFIYHLPQEFGDQDLLQMFMPFGNVVSAKVFIDKQTNLSKCFGFVSYDNPVSAQAAIQSMNGFQIGMKRLKVQLKRSKNDSKPY; this comes from the exons ATGGCTGCGTTTAAGTTGGATTTCCTTCCAGAAATGATGGTGGATCATTGCTCTTTGAATTCCAGTCCCGT CTCAAAGAAAATGAACGGCACCCTGGACCACCCAGACCAACCGGATCTTGATGCTATCAAGATGTTTGTGGGCCAGGTTCCAAGGACCTGGTCAGAGAAGGACTTGAGGGAACTGTTTGAACAGTATGGTGCTGTCTATGAAATCAACGTCCTAAGGGATAGGAGCCAAAACCCTCCTCAGAGCAAAG GGTGctgttttgttacattttacACCCGAAAAGCTGCATTAGAAGCTCAGAATGCTCTTCACAACATGAAGGTCCTCCCAGGGGTAAGAAAGCTCCTACTA atGCATCATCCTATACAGATGAAGCCTGCCGACAGTGAGAAGAACAATG CAGTGGAAGACAGGAAGCTGTTTATTGGTATGATTTCCAAGAAGTGCACTGAAAATGACATCCGAGTCATGTTCTCTTCATTCGGACAGATTGAAGAATGCCGGATATTGAGGGGACCTGATGGCCTGAGCCGAG GTTGTGCGTTTGTGACCTTCACAACAAGAGCCATGGCACAGACAGCTATCAAGGCAATGCACCAAGCACAGACCATGGAG gGCTGCTCTTCCCCCATGGTGGTAAAATTTGCTGATACACAGAAGGACAAAGAGCAGAAGAGAATGGCCCAGCAGCTCCAGCAGCAGATGCAGCAGATCAGCGCAGCATCTGTGTGGGGAAACCTTGCTGGTCTAAATACTCTTGGACCCCAGTATTTAGCA CTTTATTTGCAGCTCCTTCAGCAGACTGCCTCCTCTGGGAACCTCAACACCCTGAGCAGCCTCCACCCAATGGGAG GGTTAAATGCAATGCAGTTACAGAATTTGGCTGCACTAGCTGCTGCAGCTAGTGCAGCTCAGAACACACCAAGTGGTACCAATGCTCTCACTACATCCAGCAGTCCCCTCAGCGTACTCACCAGTTCAG GGTCCTCACCCAGCTCCAGCAGCAGCAGCTCTGTCAATCCCATCGCCTCCCTTGGAGCCCTGCAGACACTAGCTGGAGCAACAGCAGGCCTCAACGTCAGCTCCTTGGCAG gGATGGCTGCTTTAAATGGTGGGCTGGGCAGCAGTGGCCTTTCTAATGGCACTGGGAGCACCATGGAGGCCCTCACGCAGGCCTACTCGGGGATCCAGCAATATGCTGCGGCGGCGCTCCCCACTCTGTACAACCAGAACTTGTTGACACAGCAGAGTATTGGTGCTGCTGGAAGCCAGAAAGAAG GTCCAGAAGGAGCCAATCTGTTCATCTACCACCTGCCCCAGGAGTTCGGAGACCAGGACCTGCTGCAGATGTTCATGCCCTTTGGGAATGTCGTGTCTGCCAAGGTTTTCATAGACAAGCAGACAAACCTGAGCAAGTGTTTTG GTTTTGTAAGTTACGACAATCCTGTTTCGGCTCAAGCTGCCATCCAGTCCATGAACGGCTTTCAGATTGGCATGAAGCGGCTTAAAGTGCAGCTCAAACGTTCGAAGAATGACAGCAAGCCCTACTGA
- the CELF1 gene encoding CUGBP Elav-like family member 1 isoform X12: MAAFKLDFLPEMMVDHCSLNSSPVSKKMNGTLDHPDQPDLDAIKMFVGQVPRTWSEKDLRELFEQYGAVYEINVLRDRSQNPPQSKGCCFVTFYTRKAALEAQNALHNMKVLPGMHHPIQMKPADSEKNNVEDRKLFIGMISKKCTENDIRVMFSSFGQIEECRILRGPDGLSRGCAFVTFTTRAMAQTAIKAMHQAQTMEGCSSPMVVKFADTQKDKEQKRMAQQLQQQMQQISAASVWGNLAGLNTLGPQYLALLQQTASSGNLNTLSSLHPMGGLNAMQLQNLAALAAAASAAQNTPSGTNALTTSSSPLSVLTSSGSSPSSSSSSSVNPIASLGALQTLAGATAGLNVSSLAGMAALNGGLGSSGLSNGTGSTMEALTQAYSGIQQYAAAALPTLYNQNLLTQQSIGAAGSQKEGPEGANLFIYHLPQEFGDQDLLQMFMPFGNVVSAKVFIDKQTNLSKCFGFVSYDNPVSAQAAIQSMNGFQIGMKRLKVQLKRSKNDSKPY; this comes from the exons ATGGCTGCGTTTAAGTTGGATTTCCTTCCAGAAATGATGGTGGATCATTGCTCTTTGAATTCCAGTCCCGT CTCAAAGAAAATGAACGGCACCCTGGACCACCCAGACCAACCGGATCTTGATGCTATCAAGATGTTTGTGGGCCAGGTTCCAAGGACCTGGTCAGAGAAGGACTTGAGGGAACTGTTTGAACAGTATGGTGCTGTCTATGAAATCAACGTCCTAAGGGATAGGAGCCAAAACCCTCCTCAGAGCAAAG GGTGctgttttgttacattttacACCCGAAAAGCTGCATTAGAAGCTCAGAATGCTCTTCACAACATGAAGGTCCTCCCAGGG atGCATCATCCTATACAGATGAAGCCTGCCGACAGTGAGAAGAACAATG TGGAAGACAGGAAGCTGTTTATTGGTATGATTTCCAAGAAGTGCACTGAAAATGACATCCGAGTCATGTTCTCTTCATTCGGACAGATTGAAGAATGCCGGATATTGAGGGGACCTGATGGCCTGAGCCGAG GTTGTGCGTTTGTGACCTTCACAACAAGAGCCATGGCACAGACAGCTATCAAGGCAATGCACCAAGCACAGACCATGGAG gGCTGCTCTTCCCCCATGGTGGTAAAATTTGCTGATACACAGAAGGACAAAGAGCAGAAGAGAATGGCCCAGCAGCTCCAGCAGCAGATGCAGCAGATCAGCGCAGCATCTGTGTGGGGAAACCTTGCTGGTCTAAATACTCTTGGACCCCAGTATTTAGCA CTCCTTCAGCAGACTGCCTCCTCTGGGAACCTCAACACCCTGAGCAGCCTCCACCCAATGGGAG GGTTAAATGCAATGCAGTTACAGAATTTGGCTGCACTAGCTGCTGCAGCTAGTGCAGCTCAGAACACACCAAGTGGTACCAATGCTCTCACTACATCCAGCAGTCCCCTCAGCGTACTCACCAGTTCAG GGTCCTCACCCAGCTCCAGCAGCAGCAGCTCTGTCAATCCCATCGCCTCCCTTGGAGCCCTGCAGACACTAGCTGGAGCAACAGCAGGCCTCAACGTCAGCTCCTTGGCAG gGATGGCTGCTTTAAATGGTGGGCTGGGCAGCAGTGGCCTTTCTAATGGCACTGGGAGCACCATGGAGGCCCTCACGCAGGCCTACTCGGGGATCCAGCAATATGCTGCGGCGGCGCTCCCCACTCTGTACAACCAGAACTTGTTGACACAGCAGAGTATTGGTGCTGCTGGAAGCCAGAAAGAAG GTCCAGAAGGAGCCAATCTGTTCATCTACCACCTGCCCCAGGAGTTCGGAGACCAGGACCTGCTGCAGATGTTCATGCCCTTTGGGAATGTCGTGTCTGCCAAGGTTTTCATAGACAAGCAGACAAACCTGAGCAAGTGTTTTG GTTTTGTAAGTTACGACAATCCTGTTTCGGCTCAAGCTGCCATCCAGTCCATGAACGGCTTTCAGATTGGCATGAAGCGGCTTAAAGTGCAGCTCAAACGTTCGAAGAATGACAGCAAGCCCTACTGA
- the CELF1 gene encoding CUGBP Elav-like family member 1 isoform X3, translating into MAAFKLDFLPEMMVDHCSLNSSPVSKKMNGTLDHPDQPDLDAIKMFVGQVPRTWSEKDLRELFEQYGAVYEINVLRDRSQNPPQSKGCCFVTFYTRKAALEAQNALHNMKVLPGVRKLLLMHHPIQMKPADSEKNNVEDRKLFIGMISKKCTENDIRVMFSSFGQIEECRILRGPDGLSRGCAFVTFTTRAMAQTAIKAMHQAQTMEGCSSPMVVKFADTQKDKEQKRMAQQLQQQMQQISAASVWGNLAGLNTLGPQYLALYLQLLQQTASSGNLNTLSSLHPMGGLNAMQLQNLAALAAAASAAQNTPSGTNALTTSSSPLSVLTSSAGSSPSSSSSSSVNPIASLGALQTLAGATAGLNVSSLAGMAALNGGLGSSGLSNGTGSTMEALTQAYSGIQQYAAAALPTLYNQNLLTQQSIGAAGSQKEGPEGANLFIYHLPQEFGDQDLLQMFMPFGNVVSAKVFIDKQTNLSKCFGFVSYDNPVSAQAAIQSMNGFQIGMKRLKVQLKRSKNDSKPY; encoded by the exons ATGGCTGCGTTTAAGTTGGATTTCCTTCCAGAAATGATGGTGGATCATTGCTCTTTGAATTCCAGTCCCGT CTCAAAGAAAATGAACGGCACCCTGGACCACCCAGACCAACCGGATCTTGATGCTATCAAGATGTTTGTGGGCCAGGTTCCAAGGACCTGGTCAGAGAAGGACTTGAGGGAACTGTTTGAACAGTATGGTGCTGTCTATGAAATCAACGTCCTAAGGGATAGGAGCCAAAACCCTCCTCAGAGCAAAG GGTGctgttttgttacattttacACCCGAAAAGCTGCATTAGAAGCTCAGAATGCTCTTCACAACATGAAGGTCCTCCCAGGGGTAAGAAAGCTCCTACTA atGCATCATCCTATACAGATGAAGCCTGCCGACAGTGAGAAGAACAATG TGGAAGACAGGAAGCTGTTTATTGGTATGATTTCCAAGAAGTGCACTGAAAATGACATCCGAGTCATGTTCTCTTCATTCGGACAGATTGAAGAATGCCGGATATTGAGGGGACCTGATGGCCTGAGCCGAG GTTGTGCGTTTGTGACCTTCACAACAAGAGCCATGGCACAGACAGCTATCAAGGCAATGCACCAAGCACAGACCATGGAG gGCTGCTCTTCCCCCATGGTGGTAAAATTTGCTGATACACAGAAGGACAAAGAGCAGAAGAGAATGGCCCAGCAGCTCCAGCAGCAGATGCAGCAGATCAGCGCAGCATCTGTGTGGGGAAACCTTGCTGGTCTAAATACTCTTGGACCCCAGTATTTAGCA CTTTATTTGCAGCTCCTTCAGCAGACTGCCTCCTCTGGGAACCTCAACACCCTGAGCAGCCTCCACCCAATGGGAG GGTTAAATGCAATGCAGTTACAGAATTTGGCTGCACTAGCTGCTGCAGCTAGTGCAGCTCAGAACACACCAAGTGGTACCAATGCTCTCACTACATCCAGCAGTCCCCTCAGCGTACTCACCAGTTCAG CAGGGTCCTCACCCAGCTCCAGCAGCAGCAGCTCTGTCAATCCCATCGCCTCCCTTGGAGCCCTGCAGACACTAGCTGGAGCAACAGCAGGCCTCAACGTCAGCTCCTTGGCAG gGATGGCTGCTTTAAATGGTGGGCTGGGCAGCAGTGGCCTTTCTAATGGCACTGGGAGCACCATGGAGGCCCTCACGCAGGCCTACTCGGGGATCCAGCAATATGCTGCGGCGGCGCTCCCCACTCTGTACAACCAGAACTTGTTGACACAGCAGAGTATTGGTGCTGCTGGAAGCCAGAAAGAAG GTCCAGAAGGAGCCAATCTGTTCATCTACCACCTGCCCCAGGAGTTCGGAGACCAGGACCTGCTGCAGATGTTCATGCCCTTTGGGAATGTCGTGTCTGCCAAGGTTTTCATAGACAAGCAGACAAACCTGAGCAAGTGTTTTG GTTTTGTAAGTTACGACAATCCTGTTTCGGCTCAAGCTGCCATCCAGTCCATGAACGGCTTTCAGATTGGCATGAAGCGGCTTAAAGTGCAGCTCAAACGTTCGAAGAATGACAGCAAGCCCTACTGA
- the CELF1 gene encoding CUGBP Elav-like family member 1 isoform X5, with product MAAFKLDFLPEMMVDHCSLNSSPVSKKMNGTLDHPDQPDLDAIKMFVGQVPRTWSEKDLRELFEQYGAVYEINVLRDRSQNPPQSKGCCFVTFYTRKAALEAQNALHNMKVLPGMHHPIQMKPADSEKNNAVEDRKLFIGMISKKCTENDIRVMFSSFGQIEECRILRGPDGLSRGCAFVTFTTRAMAQTAIKAMHQAQTMEGCSSPMVVKFADTQKDKEQKRMAQQLQQQMQQISAASVWGNLAGLNTLGPQYLALYLQLLQQTASSGNLNTLSSLHPMGGLNAMQLQNLAALAAAASAAQNTPSGTNALTTSSSPLSVLTSSAGSSPSSSSSSSVNPIASLGALQTLAGATAGLNVSSLAGMAALNGGLGSSGLSNGTGSTMEALTQAYSGIQQYAAAALPTLYNQNLLTQQSIGAAGSQKEGPEGANLFIYHLPQEFGDQDLLQMFMPFGNVVSAKVFIDKQTNLSKCFGFVSYDNPVSAQAAIQSMNGFQIGMKRLKVQLKRSKNDSKPY from the exons ATGGCTGCGTTTAAGTTGGATTTCCTTCCAGAAATGATGGTGGATCATTGCTCTTTGAATTCCAGTCCCGT CTCAAAGAAAATGAACGGCACCCTGGACCACCCAGACCAACCGGATCTTGATGCTATCAAGATGTTTGTGGGCCAGGTTCCAAGGACCTGGTCAGAGAAGGACTTGAGGGAACTGTTTGAACAGTATGGTGCTGTCTATGAAATCAACGTCCTAAGGGATAGGAGCCAAAACCCTCCTCAGAGCAAAG GGTGctgttttgttacattttacACCCGAAAAGCTGCATTAGAAGCTCAGAATGCTCTTCACAACATGAAGGTCCTCCCAGGG atGCATCATCCTATACAGATGAAGCCTGCCGACAGTGAGAAGAACAATG CAGTGGAAGACAGGAAGCTGTTTATTGGTATGATTTCCAAGAAGTGCACTGAAAATGACATCCGAGTCATGTTCTCTTCATTCGGACAGATTGAAGAATGCCGGATATTGAGGGGACCTGATGGCCTGAGCCGAG GTTGTGCGTTTGTGACCTTCACAACAAGAGCCATGGCACAGACAGCTATCAAGGCAATGCACCAAGCACAGACCATGGAG gGCTGCTCTTCCCCCATGGTGGTAAAATTTGCTGATACACAGAAGGACAAAGAGCAGAAGAGAATGGCCCAGCAGCTCCAGCAGCAGATGCAGCAGATCAGCGCAGCATCTGTGTGGGGAAACCTTGCTGGTCTAAATACTCTTGGACCCCAGTATTTAGCA CTTTATTTGCAGCTCCTTCAGCAGACTGCCTCCTCTGGGAACCTCAACACCCTGAGCAGCCTCCACCCAATGGGAG GGTTAAATGCAATGCAGTTACAGAATTTGGCTGCACTAGCTGCTGCAGCTAGTGCAGCTCAGAACACACCAAGTGGTACCAATGCTCTCACTACATCCAGCAGTCCCCTCAGCGTACTCACCAGTTCAG CAGGGTCCTCACCCAGCTCCAGCAGCAGCAGCTCTGTCAATCCCATCGCCTCCCTTGGAGCCCTGCAGACACTAGCTGGAGCAACAGCAGGCCTCAACGTCAGCTCCTTGGCAG gGATGGCTGCTTTAAATGGTGGGCTGGGCAGCAGTGGCCTTTCTAATGGCACTGGGAGCACCATGGAGGCCCTCACGCAGGCCTACTCGGGGATCCAGCAATATGCTGCGGCGGCGCTCCCCACTCTGTACAACCAGAACTTGTTGACACAGCAGAGTATTGGTGCTGCTGGAAGCCAGAAAGAAG GTCCAGAAGGAGCCAATCTGTTCATCTACCACCTGCCCCAGGAGTTCGGAGACCAGGACCTGCTGCAGATGTTCATGCCCTTTGGGAATGTCGTGTCTGCCAAGGTTTTCATAGACAAGCAGACAAACCTGAGCAAGTGTTTTG GTTTTGTAAGTTACGACAATCCTGTTTCGGCTCAAGCTGCCATCCAGTCCATGAACGGCTTTCAGATTGGCATGAAGCGGCTTAAAGTGCAGCTCAAACGTTCGAAGAATGACAGCAAGCCCTACTGA
- the CELF1 gene encoding CUGBP Elav-like family member 1 isoform X6, which produces MAAFKLDFLPEMMVDHCSLNSSPVSKKMNGTLDHPDQPDLDAIKMFVGQVPRTWSEKDLRELFEQYGAVYEINVLRDRSQNPPQSKGCCFVTFYTRKAALEAQNALHNMKVLPGMHHPIQMKPADSEKNNAVEDRKLFIGMISKKCTENDIRVMFSSFGQIEECRILRGPDGLSRGCAFVTFTTRAMAQTAIKAMHQAQTMEGCSSPMVVKFADTQKDKEQKRMAQQLQQQMQQISAASVWGNLAGLNTLGPQYLALYLQLLQQTASSGNLNTLSSLHPMGGLNAMQLQNLAALAAAASAAQNTPSGTNALTTSSSPLSVLTSSGSSPSSSSSSSVNPIASLGALQTLAGATAGLNVSSLAGMAALNGGLGSSGLSNGTGSTMEALTQAYSGIQQYAAAALPTLYNQNLLTQQSIGAAGSQKEGPEGANLFIYHLPQEFGDQDLLQMFMPFGNVVSAKVFIDKQTNLSKCFGFVSYDNPVSAQAAIQSMNGFQIGMKRLKVQLKRSKNDSKPY; this is translated from the exons ATGGCTGCGTTTAAGTTGGATTTCCTTCCAGAAATGATGGTGGATCATTGCTCTTTGAATTCCAGTCCCGT CTCAAAGAAAATGAACGGCACCCTGGACCACCCAGACCAACCGGATCTTGATGCTATCAAGATGTTTGTGGGCCAGGTTCCAAGGACCTGGTCAGAGAAGGACTTGAGGGAACTGTTTGAACAGTATGGTGCTGTCTATGAAATCAACGTCCTAAGGGATAGGAGCCAAAACCCTCCTCAGAGCAAAG GGTGctgttttgttacattttacACCCGAAAAGCTGCATTAGAAGCTCAGAATGCTCTTCACAACATGAAGGTCCTCCCAGGG atGCATCATCCTATACAGATGAAGCCTGCCGACAGTGAGAAGAACAATG CAGTGGAAGACAGGAAGCTGTTTATTGGTATGATTTCCAAGAAGTGCACTGAAAATGACATCCGAGTCATGTTCTCTTCATTCGGACAGATTGAAGAATGCCGGATATTGAGGGGACCTGATGGCCTGAGCCGAG GTTGTGCGTTTGTGACCTTCACAACAAGAGCCATGGCACAGACAGCTATCAAGGCAATGCACCAAGCACAGACCATGGAG gGCTGCTCTTCCCCCATGGTGGTAAAATTTGCTGATACACAGAAGGACAAAGAGCAGAAGAGAATGGCCCAGCAGCTCCAGCAGCAGATGCAGCAGATCAGCGCAGCATCTGTGTGGGGAAACCTTGCTGGTCTAAATACTCTTGGACCCCAGTATTTAGCA CTTTATTTGCAGCTCCTTCAGCAGACTGCCTCCTCTGGGAACCTCAACACCCTGAGCAGCCTCCACCCAATGGGAG GGTTAAATGCAATGCAGTTACAGAATTTGGCTGCACTAGCTGCTGCAGCTAGTGCAGCTCAGAACACACCAAGTGGTACCAATGCTCTCACTACATCCAGCAGTCCCCTCAGCGTACTCACCAGTTCAG GGTCCTCACCCAGCTCCAGCAGCAGCAGCTCTGTCAATCCCATCGCCTCCCTTGGAGCCCTGCAGACACTAGCTGGAGCAACAGCAGGCCTCAACGTCAGCTCCTTGGCAG gGATGGCTGCTTTAAATGGTGGGCTGGGCAGCAGTGGCCTTTCTAATGGCACTGGGAGCACCATGGAGGCCCTCACGCAGGCCTACTCGGGGATCCAGCAATATGCTGCGGCGGCGCTCCCCACTCTGTACAACCAGAACTTGTTGACACAGCAGAGTATTGGTGCTGCTGGAAGCCAGAAAGAAG GTCCAGAAGGAGCCAATCTGTTCATCTACCACCTGCCCCAGGAGTTCGGAGACCAGGACCTGCTGCAGATGTTCATGCCCTTTGGGAATGTCGTGTCTGCCAAGGTTTTCATAGACAAGCAGACAAACCTGAGCAAGTGTTTTG GTTTTGTAAGTTACGACAATCCTGTTTCGGCTCAAGCTGCCATCCAGTCCATGAACGGCTTTCAGATTGGCATGAAGCGGCTTAAAGTGCAGCTCAAACGTTCGAAGAATGACAGCAAGCCCTACTGA